The following DNA comes from Desulfuromonas sp..
CATTCACCTTCTTGGCGAAATCGCTGAGGACTTTGGCCGATGCAACGGGGTCATCATTGACGATCGTCAGTGAAGTCGGTCCGCTGAGATGCTCGCCGAGGCACTCATTGTCGGTCCCCTTGATCGCCAGCTTGAGCAGCGTATTCTTGACAACACGATACTCGACACCGGTCTTGAGAAGTTCACCTCGAAGGGTATTCGCTTCTTCGACATTGATGCCGCGATAATCAGTCAGGTAGGCCGCTTTGGCGGCAGCCATCTTCTCAGTGAGTTCGGCTACCAATTGCTGTTTGTTGTTTTTGTCCAACGTCTCTCCTCCTTTCATTGATTTGCCGAATCGCAAGCGATTCGGTGCCCCAGTCTGAGGGCATGGAGAGAGACGGAAAATCCGTCAGACCATGTCCAGCCTCGACAGGCGATAATCATTAAACACCTTTCGGCGTACCTGTTTTCTTTGACCGGGAGCAGAACCTGCCGACCGGGTCGGCAGTCTGTTTCCTTTACTTACTTGACCAGTGCCTGGACCGTCGAGACATCGAGGTTCATCCCCGGGCCCATGGTGCTGGAAATACTGATCTTCTTCAGGTATGTACCCTTGGCCGAAGACGGCTTCG
Coding sequences within:
- a CDS encoding 50S ribosomal protein L10; amino-acid sequence: MDKNNKQQLVAELTEKMAAAKAAYLTDYRGINVEEANTLRGELLKTGVEYRVVKNTLLKLAIKGTDNECLGEHLSGPTSLTIVNDDPVASAKVLSDFAKKVNAFELKGGVLDGTFLSVDDVMALADLPSREVLLAKMLGSINAPVSNFVGVLAAVNRSLVQVLAAVRDQKEAA